A window of the Azospirillum formosense genome harbors these coding sequences:
- the fdhD gene encoding formate dehydrogenase accessory sulfurtransferase FdhD has translation MSLATDVAAPATTHRMTVLRLGPDDAQLCDDAVVEEVPVAIAYNGIVHAVMLATPDDLEDFGLGFSLSEGIIADAEELEGLRVVEGCDGIEVRMDIPMERFMALKGKRRSIAGRSGCGVCGVESLQAIARSGRPVPSGGRLSVAAVERALARFAERQTLHRATGAAHGVAWVDASGSILAVREDVGRHNALDKLIGWLVRTGVDRRGGFVLTSSRASYELVQKAARLGISGLVAISAPTGMAVRMAESCGVSLAGFARGDRLVVYSHGDRWV, from the coding sequence ATGAGCCTCGCCACCGATGTCGCCGCGCCGGCCACCACCCACCGCATGACCGTCCTGCGGCTGGGTCCGGACGACGCCCAGCTCTGCGACGACGCGGTGGTCGAGGAGGTGCCCGTCGCCATCGCCTACAACGGCATCGTCCACGCGGTGATGCTCGCCACTCCCGACGACCTGGAGGATTTCGGCCTCGGCTTCTCCCTGTCGGAGGGGATCATCGCCGACGCGGAGGAGTTGGAGGGGCTGCGGGTGGTGGAGGGCTGCGACGGGATCGAGGTCCGCATGGACATCCCGATGGAGCGCTTCATGGCGCTGAAGGGCAAGCGGCGGAGCATCGCCGGGCGGTCGGGCTGCGGCGTCTGCGGGGTGGAGAGCCTCCAGGCCATCGCCCGGTCCGGCCGGCCCGTCCCCTCGGGCGGGCGGCTGTCGGTGGCCGCGGTGGAGCGGGCGCTGGCCCGCTTCGCCGAACGCCAGACCCTGCACCGCGCCACCGGAGCGGCCCACGGCGTCGCCTGGGTGGACGCTTCGGGGAGTATCCTGGCGGTGCGCGAGGACGTCGGCCGCCACAACGCGCTGGACAAGCTGATCGGCTGGCTGGTGCGCACGGGCGTGGACCGGCGGGGCGGCTTCGTCCTGACCTCCAGCCGGGCCAGCTACGAGCTGGTGCAGAAGGCCGCCCGGCTGGGCATCAGCGGGCTGGTCGCCATCTCGGCCCCCACCGGCATGGCGGTGCGCATGGCGGAAAGCTGCGGCGTGTCGCTGGCCGGCTTCGCCCGCGGCGACCGGCTGGTCGTCTACAGCCACGGCGACCGCTGGGTGTAG
- the fdxH gene encoding formate dehydrogenase subunit beta → MALQSLDILRRSATPTPTPQARNPQEVAKLIDTTVCIGCKACQVACSEWNELRAEVGTCVGVYDNPTDLSSQAWTVMRFNEVEEKGKLEWLIRKDGCMHCADPGCLKACPSPGAIVQFKNGIVDFHQENCIGCGYCISGCPFNVPRLSPADSKAYKCNLCSDRVAVGQEPACVKTCPTGAIQFGSKEDMMEVAQTRITDLQSRGYDQAGLYDPAGVGGTHVMYVLHHADKPALYSGLPDNPSISAVVGVWKGMLKPLATLGVAAAGLFGFFHYITVGPNRADDEDEADHGTPPAPPAQGTKHAHGIKNEERENAL, encoded by the coding sequence ATGGCACTGCAATCCCTCGATATCCTGCGCCGGTCCGCCACCCCGACGCCGACCCCGCAGGCCCGCAACCCGCAGGAGGTGGCGAAGCTGATCGACACCACGGTCTGCATCGGCTGCAAGGCCTGCCAGGTCGCCTGCTCGGAATGGAACGAGCTGCGCGCCGAGGTCGGCACCTGCGTCGGCGTCTACGACAACCCAACCGACCTGTCCTCGCAGGCCTGGACGGTCATGCGCTTCAACGAGGTGGAGGAGAAGGGCAAGCTGGAGTGGCTGATCCGCAAGGACGGCTGCATGCACTGCGCCGACCCCGGCTGCCTGAAGGCCTGCCCGTCGCCGGGCGCCATCGTGCAGTTCAAGAACGGCATCGTGGACTTCCATCAGGAGAACTGCATCGGCTGCGGCTACTGCATCTCCGGCTGCCCGTTCAACGTGCCGCGCCTCAGCCCGGCCGACAGCAAGGCGTACAAGTGCAACCTGTGCTCCGACCGCGTGGCGGTGGGGCAGGAGCCGGCCTGCGTCAAGACCTGCCCGACCGGCGCCATCCAGTTCGGCAGCAAGGAGGACATGATGGAGGTCGCCCAGACCCGCATCACCGACCTCCAGTCGCGCGGCTACGACCAAGCGGGCCTCTACGACCCCGCCGGGGTGGGCGGCACCCACGTCATGTACGTGCTGCACCACGCCGACAAGCCGGCGCTCTACTCCGGCCTGCCGGACAACCCGTCGATCAGCGCCGTCGTCGGGGTGTGGAAGGGCATGCTGAAGCCGCTGGCGACTCTGGGCGTCGCCGCCGCCGGCCTGTTCGGCTTCTTCCATTACATCACGGTCGGCCCGAACCGCGCCGATGACGAGGACGAGGCGGATCACGGCACGCCGCCGGCCCCGCCCGCCCAAGGAACCAAGCATGCCCATGGGATCAAAAACGAGGAACGGGAGAACGCGCTGTGA
- a CDS encoding hybrid sensor histidine kinase/response regulator has protein sequence MTPRHRNRTSIDAAPAETECVENALRVCRTAVLPAFVLTGPPHAATLFANDALCALLGKEPAADGLPAPAWFGPVWPAVLGAVDPLFSGDTEEPVGIELLPVGDADPAAFEGVPLTQDGQTVAVLALATQAAPDDRVVARMERAMRAEIERTTAARSRFLASASHDLRQPFQAMRLFLDALCSQISDEKALSTAEMLGYAMTAGERLLNALLDISTLDAGTVTPDPQPVALDELLGQLVEEFRPQSEEKGLRLRARLCPGTVQTDPVLFGRVMRNLLTNAIRYTRHGGLLLAMRRRGNRWRIDVWDTGFGIPEEQLSAIFDEFHQLQNPNRDPTRGLGLGLAIVRRLAELLGLQVEVRSRIGRGTVFSVSLEAASPLAEPPCSHGSPPPSTAAAPPLTGMTVLAVDDEAMVLTGLQMILESWGCTVAAAGDMREVFAVLDGLPDAPSVILTDLRLPGKVSGFDVIDRVRRLYGREIPAVVLSGETAQSALLEGQRRGCSFLHKPLHPGDLRQVLERLRGDEGEGGEKGEGG, from the coding sequence GCGTCTGCCGCACCGCGGTGCTGCCGGCCTTCGTGCTGACCGGACCGCCGCACGCCGCCACCCTCTTCGCCAACGACGCGCTCTGCGCGCTGCTCGGCAAGGAGCCGGCGGCGGACGGGCTGCCCGCCCCGGCCTGGTTCGGGCCGGTCTGGCCGGCGGTTCTGGGGGCCGTCGATCCGCTGTTCTCCGGCGACACGGAGGAGCCGGTCGGCATCGAGCTTCTGCCGGTGGGCGACGCCGACCCCGCGGCGTTCGAGGGCGTGCCGCTGACCCAGGACGGGCAGACGGTCGCCGTGCTGGCCCTGGCCACCCAGGCGGCGCCCGATGACCGGGTCGTCGCCCGCATGGAGCGGGCGATGCGCGCGGAGATCGAACGGACGACCGCGGCGCGATCGCGCTTCCTGGCCTCGGCCAGCCACGACCTGCGCCAGCCCTTCCAGGCGATGCGCCTGTTCCTCGACGCCCTGTGCAGCCAGATCAGCGACGAGAAGGCGCTGAGCACGGCCGAGATGCTGGGCTACGCCATGACGGCGGGCGAACGGCTGCTGAACGCGCTGCTCGACATCTCCACGCTGGATGCCGGCACGGTGACCCCGGACCCGCAGCCGGTCGCCCTGGACGAGCTTCTGGGCCAGCTCGTCGAGGAGTTCCGCCCGCAAAGCGAGGAGAAGGGCCTGCGCCTGCGCGCCCGCCTGTGCCCCGGCACGGTGCAGACCGACCCCGTGCTGTTCGGCCGGGTGATGCGCAACCTGCTGACCAACGCCATCCGCTACACCCGGCACGGCGGCCTGCTCCTCGCCATGCGGCGGCGCGGCAACCGCTGGCGCATCGATGTCTGGGACACCGGCTTCGGCATCCCCGAGGAGCAGCTGTCGGCCATCTTCGACGAGTTCCACCAGCTCCAGAACCCCAACCGCGACCCCACCCGCGGGCTCGGGCTCGGCCTCGCCATCGTGCGCCGGCTGGCGGAGCTTCTCGGACTCCAGGTCGAGGTGCGGTCGCGCATCGGACGCGGCACCGTCTTCTCCGTCTCGCTGGAGGCCGCGAGCCCGCTGGCCGAGCCGCCGTGCAGCCACGGTTCCCCGCCGCCCTCCACCGCCGCGGCGCCGCCCCTGACCGGGATGACGGTGCTGGCCGTGGACGACGAGGCGATGGTGCTGACCGGCCTGCAGATGATCCTGGAAAGCTGGGGCTGCACCGTCGCCGCCGCGGGCGACATGCGGGAGGTCTTCGCGGTGCTGGACGGCCTGCCCGACGCGCCGTCGGTCATCCTGACCGACCTGCGGTTGCCTGGGAAGGTGTCCGGCTTCGACGTGATCGACCGGGTGCGCCGCCTGTACGGGCGGGAGATTCCCGCCGTGGTGCTGAGCGGCGAGACGGCCCAGAGCGCGCTTCTGGAAGGCCAGCGCCGCGGCTGCTCCTTCCTGCACAAGCCCCTCCACCCCGGCGACCTGCGGCAGGTCCTGGAGCGGCTGCGCGGGGACGAAGGCGAAGGCGGGGAAAAGGGCGAGGGGGGGTAA
- a CDS encoding formate dehydrogenase subunit gamma, whose protein sequence is MKTSEKLIQRYCAAERINHWIVAVCFVLLAISGLAFFYPAFFWLTGVFGTPQLARIVHPFVGVVMVLAFARQFFRYAHHNLINKEDVTWMMSVREVMKGNEVGDIGRYNGGQKGMFWVMVLCMILLLVSGVIAWRPYFAGYFPIPIIRVALLVHAASALVLIASIIVHVYAALWVQGTIRAMVEGVVTHAWARKHHPRWFRQVTGKETGH, encoded by the coding sequence GTGAAGACGTCGGAAAAGCTGATCCAACGCTACTGCGCCGCGGAGCGCATCAACCACTGGATCGTGGCGGTCTGCTTCGTTCTGCTCGCCATTTCCGGGCTGGCCTTCTTTTACCCGGCCTTCTTCTGGCTGACCGGCGTGTTCGGCACGCCGCAGCTCGCCCGCATCGTCCATCCCTTCGTCGGGGTGGTGATGGTCCTGGCCTTCGCCCGCCAGTTCTTCCGCTACGCTCACCACAACCTCATCAACAAGGAGGATGTGACGTGGATGATGTCGGTGAGGGAGGTGATGAAGGGCAACGAGGTCGGCGACATCGGCCGCTACAATGGCGGCCAGAAGGGCATGTTCTGGGTCATGGTGCTGTGCATGATCCTGCTGCTGGTGTCGGGGGTGATCGCGTGGCGGCCCTATTTCGCGGGCTATTTCCCGATCCCGATCATCCGCGTGGCGCTTCTGGTCCACGCCGCCAGCGCGCTGGTGCTGATCGCCAGCATCATCGTCCATGTCTACGCCGCCCTGTGGGTGCAGGGCACGATCCGCGCGATGGTCGAGGGCGTGGTCACCCACGCCTGGGCGCGCAAGCACCATCCGCGCTGGTTCCGTCAGGTGACCGGCAAGGAAACCGGGCACTGA